A region from the Bacillus sp. Marseille-P3661 genome encodes:
- a CDS encoding acetyl-CoA hydrolase/transferase family protein — protein MDIIKRIRDPRLHDRVVSPEKAASWIKDGMTLGLSGFTRAGDVKAVPHALAKRADDESFKVNVFTGASLGSDIDKIFAEKGIINKRLPFQADSTMRKKINQGDFYFVDHHLSHTAELVRANVMEPIDFAILEAVSITGDGMIIPTTSIGNSMAFALHAKEIIVEINTAQPSSLEGVHDLFDPGRQGERSPIPLVKPDDRIGTLGIPVDVDKIKGIVFTNQPDSPSTIVDPDDETVMMAQHLIQFLREEVKVGRLTNKLAPLQSGIGSIANAVLHGLLDSEFEDLEVYSEVLQDAVFDLLDAGKVRFASCCSITLSAEKMEKVYTNFEQYRDRLLLRPQEISNHPELIRRMGLISINTALELDIYGNVNSTHVSGTHMMNGIGGSGDFARNARLAIFVTKSIAKGGNISSIVPFVSHTDHTEHDVDVIVTEQGYADLRGLAPRERVELIIENCAHPMYRDQLREYYNEAVERGGQTPHVLEKAFSWHANYAKSGTMLDKVVQEV, from the coding sequence GTGGATATTATAAAGCGTATTCGAGATCCACGTCTTCACGACCGTGTGGTTTCGCCAGAAAAAGCAGCATCTTGGATAAAAGATGGTATGACATTGGGTTTGAGTGGTTTTACAAGAGCAGGAGATGTAAAGGCAGTTCCACATGCGTTAGCAAAGCGTGCTGATGATGAATCGTTCAAAGTGAACGTATTTACCGGTGCATCGTTAGGATCTGACATAGATAAAATATTTGCGGAAAAGGGTATTATTAACAAACGACTACCATTTCAAGCGGACTCAACAATGAGAAAAAAGATAAATCAAGGTGATTTTTATTTTGTAGATCACCATTTGTCACACACTGCAGAGTTGGTAAGAGCAAATGTAATGGAACCAATTGATTTTGCAATTTTGGAAGCGGTTTCCATTACTGGGGATGGCATGATTATTCCGACAACCTCAATAGGCAATTCAATGGCGTTCGCATTACACGCAAAAGAAATTATTGTTGAAATTAATACAGCTCAACCATCTTCATTAGAGGGTGTTCATGACCTGTTTGATCCAGGTAGACAAGGTGAGCGCTCTCCAATTCCGTTAGTAAAACCAGATGATCGCATTGGGACTTTAGGAATACCTGTAGATGTTGATAAGATAAAAGGAATTGTATTTACTAATCAACCAGATTCACCATCGACAATAGTTGATCCTGATGATGAAACAGTAATGATGGCGCAGCATTTAATTCAATTTTTACGCGAAGAGGTTAAAGTAGGACGTTTAACGAATAAGTTAGCACCGTTACAATCAGGTATTGGTTCAATAGCGAACGCTGTGCTGCATGGGTTACTCGATTCAGAATTTGAAGATTTAGAAGTTTATTCAGAAGTTTTGCAGGATGCAGTTTTTGATCTGCTAGATGCTGGAAAAGTGCGATTTGCATCTTGTTGTTCAATAACGCTATCGGCAGAAAAGATGGAAAAAGTATATACTAATTTTGAACAATATCGTGATCGTCTACTTTTAAGACCGCAAGAAATTTCAAACCATCCAGAACTAATAAGGAGAATGGGACTTATTTCGATAAACACTGCTTTGGAGCTTGATATATACGGTAATGTGAATTCTACGCATGTTTCTGGGACGCATATGATGAATGGTATTGGTGGTTCTGGTGATTTTGCAAGAAACGCACGCCTTGCGATATTTGTTACAAAGTCAATCGCGAAGGGCGGTAATATTTCAAGTATTGTACCGTTTGTATCTCATACAGACCATACTGAACATGATGTCGATGTTATTGTTACAGAACAAGGATATGCAGATTTGCGAGGATTAGCACCGCGGGAACGAGTAGAGCTTATTATTGAAAACTGTGCTCATCCTATGTATCGTGATCAATTGCGCGAATACTATAATGAAGCAGTTGAAAGAGGTGGTCAAACACCTCATGTGCTAGAAAAGGCATTCTCGTGGCATGCAAATTATGCTAAAAGTGGAACTATGCTAGATAAAGTTGTACAAGAAGTTTAA
- a CDS encoding LytTR family DNA-binding domain-containing protein, translating to MDKLTLHTLIDVIAELFSDETSIAVSNTNQYIYYRPSKRIDLKIKEGDPIKEGTITYKALTTKHKVSEFINRDVYGVPYYGMAVPFIFGGQMRGCVTAVFPTLTSGKSVVTVKVNDGWIPIPFSKVIYIEAKNRKTYVCMQDCEGTHKDSLSEFDYNLPQESFIRCHRSFIVNVNHIKEIFPDSHSTFQLLMDNGARIPVSQSYSSYFRKLLGF from the coding sequence ATGGATAAGTTGACATTACATACTTTGATTGATGTGATTGCGGAATTGTTTTCAGATGAAACATCTATTGCAGTGTCCAATACAAATCAATATATTTATTACCGTCCGAGTAAAAGGATTGACCTTAAAATCAAGGAAGGCGATCCAATCAAGGAAGGAACGATTACATATAAGGCACTCACAACTAAACATAAAGTATCCGAATTTATTAATCGGGATGTTTATGGTGTTCCTTATTATGGTATGGCCGTACCGTTTATATTTGGAGGTCAAATGAGGGGTTGTGTTACAGCTGTATTTCCTACTCTTACCAGTGGTAAATCAGTGGTTACCGTTAAAGTTAATGATGGTTGGATTCCTATACCTTTCTCTAAAGTAATATATATTGAAGCTAAAAATCGTAAGACATATGTTTGTATGCAAGATTGCGAAGGAACTCATAAAGATTCTTTAAGTGAGTTTGATTATAATTTACCGCAAGAATCTTTTATTAGATGCCATCGCTCTTTTATTGTTAACGTTAATCATATTAAAGAGATATTCCCTGATTCGCATTCCACTTTTCAATTGCTTATGGATAATGGAGCTCGGATTCCCGTTAGTCAATCATATTCAAGCTATTTTAGAAAATTGCTAGGATTTTGA
- a CDS encoding PfkB family carbohydrate kinase yields the protein MKTGVICLGETLFDYIPTDNNIIYQKSPGGAPANVAVGLARLGLSVHTIRNKFLSESDLKGEIFKECKIFHFGSISLMDEPSKSVTYKAIQLAKQNKMLISYDPKLRLSLWPSHDTARKTIHSVLPEIDILKISGEELFFLLDSREEDLITSINKFRLLYKNITVAAITLGAEGSIICYKDNLVKLDGMKAEVVDTTNAEDAYVSGLLYILHECKRDIHELLIEDLREIGSIANISRGLTVSSKGVISGLPKLEQINKSVNHWDIEIISLDYWDENFWKKVSFIYKEAFGHGAKPLHIIINMFNKNICTLHIAMQGSIIAGMALTGETRNGQTLIIDYLTVAKSTRNKGIGKKLVDYIKNWALTEKQMDSIIIEIENDRTQECSGRVKFWEKCGFKLTNYIHYYKVVPEPYQAMYIKLCGDSTLSTNGEKLFKYIEKFHKKSFRN from the coding sequence TTGAAAACAGGTGTTATCTGCTTAGGAGAAACGCTTTTTGATTATATTCCAACAGACAACAATATTATTTATCAAAAAAGTCCTGGTGGTGCTCCTGCAAATGTTGCAGTTGGTTTAGCACGGCTAGGACTTTCTGTTCATACTATCCGAAATAAATTTTTGAGTGAGAGCGATTTAAAAGGAGAAATATTTAAGGAGTGTAAAATTTTTCACTTTGGTTCAATTTCACTAATGGATGAACCATCAAAGTCAGTAACATATAAAGCTATTCAATTAGCCAAGCAAAATAAAATGCTCATTTCATATGATCCTAAATTACGCTTATCTTTATGGCCTTCCCATGACACAGCTAGAAAGACAATACATAGTGTGCTGCCCGAAATCGATATTCTCAAAATATCTGGTGAGGAATTGTTTTTCTTATTAGACAGTAGGGAAGAGGACTTAATCACTTCTATAAACAAATTTCGTTTACTTTATAAAAATATTACTGTAGCAGCAATTACGCTTGGTGCTGAAGGGAGTATCATTTGTTATAAAGATAACTTAGTAAAATTGGATGGGATGAAAGCTGAAGTAGTGGATACAACTAATGCAGAGGATGCATATGTTTCTGGGCTATTATATATTTTACATGAGTGTAAACGCGATATACATGAATTATTGATTGAGGATCTGAGGGAAATAGGTAGCATTGCGAATATTTCAAGAGGATTAACTGTTTCGTCAAAAGGTGTTATAAGTGGACTACCAAAACTGGAACAAATCAATAAGAGTGTAAATCATTGGGACATAGAGATAATAAGCTTGGATTATTGGGATGAAAATTTTTGGAAAAAAGTTTCTTTTATTTATAAAGAAGCTTTTGGACATGGAGCAAAGCCCCTACATATTATTATAAATATGTTTAATAAGAATATTTGTACCTTACACATTGCAATGCAAGGTTCTATTATTGCTGGGATGGCTCTAACCGGTGAAACTCGCAATGGACAAACATTAATAATTGATTATCTTACTGTTGCAAAATCGACACGTAACAAAGGGATTGGTAAAAAACTTGTAGATTACATAAAAAATTGGGCTTTAACTGAAAAACAGATGGACAGTATTATTATCGAGATTGAAAATGATCGTACACAGGAATGTAGCGGACGAGTAAAGTTTTGGGAAAAATGCGGATTCAAATTGACGAACTACATCCATTATTACAAGGTAGTTCCTGAACCATATCAAGCAATGTATATAAAGTTATGTGGAGACTCAACACTTTCTACAAATGGAGAGAAACTTTTTAAATATATTGAAAAGTTCCATAAGAAGTCATTTAGAAATTAA
- a CDS encoding NAD(P)H-binding protein, translated as MINEKKKALLVGASGLVGSQLLNYLLNSPEYEVINVFVRTRLEITHPKLKQIVIHFDQIEDYIEYIDVNDVFCCLGTTIKKAGSQETFKRVDYEYPVKIAELAKKSEVQKFLIISALGADAKSKIFYNRVKGEVEERLMKEKLPSLHIFRPSLLLGERTEFRFVEKLSILLSPLYSLWMVGPLQKFRPIRAKDVAAAMYVVGQRGVKGTFIYESHEVLQVSKQITD; from the coding sequence ATGATTAATGAAAAGAAAAAGGCATTGCTAGTTGGTGCAAGTGGATTAGTTGGTTCACAGCTATTGAATTACTTGTTAAATTCCCCGGAATATGAAGTAATAAATGTTTTTGTTCGTACACGTCTTGAAATAACACATCCAAAGCTAAAACAAATCGTTATTCATTTTGACCAGATAGAAGATTATATTGAATATATAGATGTAAATGATGTCTTTTGTTGTCTTGGAACTACAATCAAAAAAGCGGGTTCACAAGAAACTTTTAAAAGAGTTGATTATGAATATCCTGTCAAGATAGCAGAATTAGCGAAAAAAAGTGAGGTTCAAAAATTCTTAATTATTTCAGCACTAGGTGCAGATGCAAAATCTAAAATTTTTTATAATCGTGTTAAAGGTGAGGTTGAAGAACGACTTATGAAAGAGAAATTACCTTCTTTGCATATTTTTCGGCCTTCACTTTTATTAGGGGAACGAACTGAATTTCGCTTTGTTGAAAAATTATCAATATTATTATCACCTTTATACAGTTTATGGATGGTAGGTCCCCTTCAAAAGTTCAGGCCAATACGAGCTAAAGATGTTGCGGCAGCAATGTATGTTGTAGGGCAAAGGGGAGTTAAGGGTACATTTATATATGAATCTCATGAAGTCCTACAGGTTAGTAAACAAATAACTGACTAA
- a CDS encoding DUF3889 domain-containing protein — protein MRKTIGCLFLYTLLIFSSIQPFYTAPTIHHVLADNVPQYAKWGRIAMQKTKEQYPHAEIVDYLHLGRESDTTTITEKFKLWLIESDKEFGVIINIKFDNKTEQIQEIEFIEVSN, from the coding sequence ATGAGAAAAACAATAGGATGTTTATTTTTATATACACTTTTAATTTTTAGTAGTATACAACCATTCTACACTGCACCTACAATACATCATGTTCTAGCTGACAACGTACCACAGTACGCTAAGTGGGGAAGAATCGCAATGCAAAAAACGAAAGAACAGTACCCACATGCTGAAATCGTCGATTATTTGCATCTTGGTAGAGAAAGTGACACAACAACTATCACGGAAAAATTTAAACTATGGTTAATAGAAAGCGATAAAGAGTTCGGAGTGATAATTAACATCAAATTTGATAATAAAACTGAGCAGATCCAAGAAATTGAATTCATTGAGGTCTCAAATTGA
- a CDS encoding SDR family oxidoreductase translates to MTQLFNLTGQIAALTGATRGIGRAMAVALAESGADIALLQRNLEQLDVKEEIESFGRKCEIIPCNLDDEKQVKDAIPAVVSAFGKIDILVNCAGIQRRSPAVDFSEQDWDDVINVNLKTVWILCQQAGRYMVPQKSGKIINVASLLSYQGGITVPAYAASKGGVAQLTKALSNEWAQHNVNVNAIVPGYIATDMNTALINDNNRNKQILDRIPAGRWGEPEDFAGTAIFLASQASNYIHGHLLAVDGGWLGR, encoded by the coding sequence ATGACACAACTATTTAATTTAACAGGCCAAATTGCTGCCTTAACGGGTGCTACAAGAGGTATAGGACGAGCAATGGCGGTTGCTTTAGCTGAGTCTGGAGCGGATATTGCATTATTACAAAGAAATTTAGAACAGTTAGATGTTAAAGAGGAAATTGAAAGTTTTGGACGGAAATGTGAAATTATACCTTGTAATTTAGATGATGAAAAACAAGTAAAAGACGCGATCCCAGCTGTTGTAAGTGCGTTTGGGAAAATTGATATTTTAGTAAATTGTGCAGGTATTCAACGGCGCTCGCCTGCAGTAGATTTTTCAGAACAGGATTGGGACGATGTGATCAATGTAAATTTGAAAACAGTATGGATTTTATGCCAACAAGCTGGAAGATATATGGTTCCTCAAAAAAGCGGAAAAATTATTAATGTAGCTTCATTACTTTCATATCAAGGTGGAATCACGGTTCCTGCTTATGCAGCATCAAAAGGTGGTGTAGCCCAACTTACGAAAGCCCTGTCGAATGAGTGGGCACAGCACAATGTAAATGTGAATGCAATTGTTCCAGGCTATATCGCAACTGATATGAACACAGCCTTAATAAATGATAATAATCGAAATAAACAAATACTTGATCGAATTCCTGCAGGTCGGTGGGGAGAGCCAGAAGATTTTGCTGGGACAGCAATTTTCTTAGCATCCCAGGCCTCTAACTATATTCATGGACATTTGCTAGCGGTAGATGGCGGTTGGTTGGGACGTTAA
- a CDS encoding zinc-dependent alcohol dehydrogenase, with protein sequence MTGMKAGLYLSPKNFALGEIQKPKLKCDEALIKVAYAGICGTDMMIYSGKHPRAKAPLAAGHEFSGVIEEIKGESLFKIGDPVVIEPTLSCGSCEACSVGQNHVCKMLRLIGIDVHGGFSEYVAVPLHRLHLVPSDLSLATAALTEPVAVAVHTVRRSNVKVGDNIAIIGAGPIGLLVGLVAKLAGASQVIISDVSPHRLGIAKELGLTVLDAKEVDVTKEILDLTNGVGADVVFEAAGTQITAQQMTEIARIQGQIVVVSVYKKAPEIDLAKMHFKELSIVTTRCYSRNDFVTAIKMMASKQLNVEPLISHDLPLEEISKGFKLMENPDESLKILFHP encoded by the coding sequence ATGACAGGAATGAAAGCGGGACTATATCTTTCACCTAAAAATTTTGCCTTAGGTGAAATTCAAAAGCCAAAGTTAAAGTGTGATGAGGCTTTAATCAAAGTAGCATATGCAGGAATCTGTGGAACGGATATGATGATTTATTCTGGAAAACATCCACGAGCGAAAGCTCCATTAGCAGCTGGGCACGAATTTTCTGGAGTAATAGAAGAGATTAAAGGCGAGTCATTATTTAAGATTGGAGATCCCGTTGTAATTGAACCTACGCTCAGTTGTGGATCATGTGAGGCTTGCTCAGTAGGACAAAATCACGTTTGTAAGATGTTGCGTCTAATTGGGATTGATGTACATGGAGGATTCTCGGAATATGTTGCGGTTCCATTGCACCGTCTTCATCTTGTACCAAGCGATCTGTCTTTAGCCACCGCGGCTTTAACCGAACCTGTCGCGGTTGCGGTACATACTGTTCGCCGATCAAATGTAAAAGTGGGTGATAATATAGCCATTATTGGAGCGGGACCGATTGGATTACTAGTTGGATTAGTAGCTAAGCTAGCTGGTGCGAGCCAGGTGATTATCTCCGATGTAAGCCCGCATAGATTAGGTATTGCTAAGGAATTGGGATTAACGGTATTGGATGCAAAAGAAGTTGACGTAACAAAAGAAATACTTGATTTAACAAATGGTGTTGGGGCTGATGTCGTGTTTGAGGCTGCAGGAACGCAAATAACAGCCCAACAAATGACGGAAATTGCACGCATACAAGGTCAAATTGTTGTTGTAAGTGTATATAAAAAGGCTCCAGAAATTGATCTTGCAAAAATGCACTTTAAGGAACTATCCATAGTAACGACCCGCTGTTATAGCAGAAATGATTTTGTGACAGCGATTAAAATGATGGCTTCAAAACAATTGAATGTCGAGCCGTTAATCTCTCATGATCTGCCACTCGAAGAAATTAGTAAAGGATTCAAATTAATGGAAAATCCAGATGAGTCCTTAAAAATATTATTTCATCCATAA
- a CDS encoding GntR family transcriptional regulator, producing the protein MHLNHTTQQWETLGEKISYVLRLRIVSGVSVPGTKISENQIAREFETSRSPVRDALKVLSNEGLIRLERMGAVVLGLQPKDLIELYEVRSLIESFALKRHAENYDESFILKLENIIEKLLIALKYKNHEEVSQLDYLFHETIILSIDHNRIKHLWDSIKFVVYAVVLITTEKRLKLELDDTHVLIESHQRIIDALKTMDPIQIEKIIHYHFSDAYNSIRNLLM; encoded by the coding sequence ATGCATTTGAACCATACCACCCAACAGTGGGAAACTCTTGGAGAAAAAATTTCGTATGTACTAAGGTTAAGAATTGTTAGTGGTGTTAGTGTACCTGGAACTAAAATATCTGAAAATCAAATTGCACGTGAATTTGAAACAAGTAGATCACCGGTTAGAGATGCGCTTAAAGTTCTATCGAATGAAGGGTTGATACGTTTAGAACGAATGGGTGCAGTTGTTTTAGGATTACAGCCAAAAGATTTGATTGAGTTATACGAGGTACGATCACTTATTGAATCATTTGCTTTAAAACGTCACGCTGAAAACTATGATGAATCATTTATATTGAAACTTGAAAACATCATAGAAAAACTGTTAATTGCCTTAAAATACAAAAATCATGAAGAAGTTTCGCAATTGGATTATTTATTTCATGAAACCATAATTCTAAGCATTGATCATAATAGAATTAAGCATTTATGGGATAGTATTAAGTTTGTTGTTTATGCGGTTGTCCTTATAACAACAGAAAAACGTTTAAAACTTGAATTAGATGATACGCATGTTTTAATCGAAAGTCATCAGCGTATAATTGATGCCTTAAAGACAATGGATCCAATACAAATAGAGAAAATAATCCATTATCATTTTTCCGATGCGTACAACTCAATTCGTAATTTACTAATGTAG
- a CDS encoding NIPSNAP family protein translates to MYFEMRTYTIKLGKTQEYLQLFEEVALPIISKYSTLVGYWYTDIGDLNQVIHIWKYESLDDRAIKRRALYSDPEWIEKVLPAAGPLLEKQENKIMYAANFSPIK, encoded by the coding sequence ATGTATTTTGAAATGCGAACTTACACAATAAAACTCGGAAAAACACAAGAATATTTACAACTCTTTGAGGAAGTGGCCCTCCCGATAATATCTAAATACTCAACATTAGTAGGTTATTGGTATACCGACATCGGGGATCTAAATCAAGTCATACATATTTGGAAATATGAAAGTTTAGATGACCGTGCCATAAAAAGGAGAGCTTTATATAGTGATCCTGAGTGGATAGAAAAGGTTTTACCCGCTGCAGGTCCTTTATTAGAAAAACAAGAAAACAAAATTATGTATGCTGCAAACTTTTCACCAATTAAATAA
- a CDS encoding ASCH domain-containing protein produces MTEQNNSSVLPPKTCEIDRLITMQDDINKVLAGEKTATRRNGRYADVGEIMTLEGKQFIIEKVYSQSLGELTDDHARQEGYANVEEYKQSILSMHPGMPWLPQMRVWVHEFRAL; encoded by the coding sequence ATGACAGAACAAAATAACTCATCCGTTTTACCGCCTAAGACGTGTGAAATTGATCGATTAATTACGATGCAGGATGATATTAATAAAGTATTAGCTGGAGAAAAAACAGCGACACGCCGAAATGGAAGATATGCAGATGTTGGTGAGATCATGACATTAGAAGGGAAACAATTTATTATTGAAAAAGTTTACTCCCAATCATTAGGTGAATTAACTGATGACCATGCTCGCCAAGAAGGCTATGCGAATGTAGAGGAATATAAGCAATCAATTTTATCTATGCACCCAGGAATGCCTTGGTTGCCACAAATGAGAGTTTGGGTTCATGAATTTCGCGCGTTATGA
- a CDS encoding MarR family winged helix-turn-helix transcriptional regulator produces the protein MHNKRNENIRSLYETFIALERKWANEWNHHNEVGLSRSHILILEILLAEGPKRPSSIAEQLQITTGGVTVLTNKLIKDQFIRKTQNNRDRRVFILEITELGESILKKARAQIEQQMDKMFGMLSDDEVQSLRDIFNKCLVGNSNKN, from the coding sequence ATGCACAATAAAAGAAACGAAAATATTCGCTCGTTATATGAAACGTTTATTGCTCTTGAACGAAAATGGGCAAACGAATGGAACCACCATAACGAGGTTGGTCTTTCTCGATCTCATATCTTAATTCTAGAAATATTACTGGCCGAAGGGCCAAAACGCCCATCAAGTATAGCTGAACAATTACAGATAACAACAGGTGGAGTTACTGTTTTAACTAATAAACTTATTAAAGATCAGTTTATTCGAAAAACGCAAAACAATCGTGATAGAAGAGTTTTTATACTTGAGATAACTGAACTTGGTGAGTCGATTTTGAAAAAAGCTCGAGCACAAATAGAGCAACAAATGGATAAGATGTTTGGGATGCTTTCAGATGATGAGGTTCAAAGTTTAAGAGATATTTTCAATAAATGTTTAGTAGGCAATTCTAACAAAAACTAA
- a CDS encoding TRAP transporter large permease, translating to MAVIPLGFIALLLLGVPIAYILGGTTIIYLLLDNQSIMFNSTPQRMFSGLLNYSLLAIPMFVFVGELMNSGGITKRLIDFSKVILGHFRGGLAYVNVLANMFLASILGSANAQTAMMSKVMIPAMEKEGYKRDFSGAVTVSSALMGPIIPPSLTFILYAVVAETSVSAMFLGGIIPGILLAIGFGLLIYFLALKEELPKSDKSNFKQVVSSFLAVIPALLVPTIILVGILSGAFTATESSAVAALIALIVGKFFYRELEWKKIPEMLEKTAINSAIVTFMIAMAYIFGWVLTHERIPQTIGDFLISMTESPIVFLLLLNVLFFFIGMVMEGIAALIILTPVLLPAAVNFGIDPVHFGIIICINLTIGLITPPVGTALFIASSIGEIKMEKLARTLIPFICVAVFVLFIITYIPATTQWLPGLFN from the coding sequence ATGGCTGTTATACCATTGGGTTTTATAGCACTTCTTTTATTAGGGGTACCAATTGCTTATATATTAGGTGGTACAACAATTATTTATTTATTATTAGATAACCAAAGTATAATGTTTAATTCAACTCCGCAGCGTATGTTTTCAGGACTTCTAAATTACAGCTTACTTGCTATCCCAATGTTTGTTTTTGTAGGTGAGCTAATGAATTCGGGAGGGATTACAAAAAGATTAATTGATTTTTCTAAAGTAATACTTGGTCATTTTCGAGGAGGGCTAGCGTATGTAAATGTACTTGCTAATATGTTTTTAGCCTCAATCCTAGGATCTGCTAATGCGCAGACTGCCATGATGAGTAAAGTTATGATACCTGCAATGGAGAAGGAAGGGTATAAACGAGATTTCAGTGGTGCTGTGACCGTATCATCTGCCCTTATGGGTCCAATTATCCCCCCAAGTCTTACTTTTATCCTATATGCTGTTGTTGCTGAAACATCCGTTTCTGCTATGTTCCTTGGAGGAATAATTCCTGGTATCTTACTTGCAATCGGATTTGGATTACTTATCTATTTCTTAGCACTGAAGGAGGAATTGCCTAAATCTGATAAATCAAATTTTAAGCAAGTAGTGAGTTCCTTTTTGGCAGTTATTCCGGCACTATTGGTTCCTACTATTATTTTGGTAGGTATTTTGTCAGGTGCATTTACAGCGACGGAATCATCAGCGGTGGCAGCGTTAATAGCACTGATTGTAGGGAAGTTTTTTTACCGCGAACTGGAGTGGAAAAAAATACCTGAAATGCTGGAAAAAACAGCAATCAACTCAGCCATTGTTACCTTTATGATCGCTATGGCATATATCTTCGGTTGGGTGCTTACTCACGAAAGAATTCCACAAACAATTGGAGATTTTTTAATTTCAATGACAGAAAGCCCTATTGTATTCCTGTTATTATTAAATGTACTTTTTTTCTTTATTGGCATGGTTATGGAAGGAATAGCAGCACTGATTATACTAACACCAGTTTTGTTGCCTGCCGCTGTGAATTTTGGTATTGACCCTGTTCATTTTGGTATTATTATATGTATTAATTTGACGATAGGATTAATAACTCCGCCTGTAGGAACAGCGCTGTTTATAGCATCCTCGATTGGTGAAATAAAAATGGAAAAACTAGCGCGAACATTAATTCCGTTTATATGCGTAGCGGTGTTTGTATTATTCATTATTACCTATATTCCTGCCACAACACAATGGCTACCGGGTTTATTTAATTAA
- a CDS encoding TRAP transporter small permease: MSETNKARVNTISSEKTVDLDVNNVLDIVTNQLERITGLLCRISVGALCLVLILGVSARYIFNAPIVFADEVSMFLLAWATFLGASLSVRRNDMVAVTFLIDRLGGKVWAAQIFTQLIILLFSILMLVYGIMWVTSPDVYSNKAAASGIPMWIPYLIFPFTMLLTTIFSLDNIRKIIRRR; this comes from the coding sequence TTGAGTGAAACTAATAAAGCAAGAGTTAATACTATAAGTAGTGAAAAAACGGTAGATCTAGATGTGAATAATGTTTTAGACATTGTTACAAATCAGCTGGAGCGTATTACCGGATTATTATGTAGAATTAGTGTCGGGGCACTTTGCCTCGTCCTAATTCTAGGAGTATCTGCCCGCTATATCTTTAATGCACCAATTGTTTTTGCTGATGAAGTATCAATGTTTTTGCTAGCGTGGGCTACTTTTTTAGGTGCTAGTTTAAGTGTAAGGAGAAATGATATGGTGGCTGTCACATTTTTAATCGATCGATTGGGTGGAAAGGTATGGGCAGCGCAAATATTCACACAGCTCATTATTTTGTTGTTTTCCATACTGATGCTAGTATATGGAATCATGTGGGTGACTTCTCCCGATGTCTATAGTAACAAGGCAGCTGCTTCTGGTATTCCGATGTGGATTCCATATCTAATTTTTCCTTTTACGATGTTACTGACAACAATATTTAGTTTGGATAATATTCGAAAAATTATTAGAAGGAGGTAA